One region of Peribacillus simplex genomic DNA includes:
- a CDS encoding ParA family protein gives MGKILAIANQKGGVGKTTTSVSLSACLAYIGQKVLMVDIDPQGNATSGAGIDKADVEQCIYDVLVDDVEASTVIMETKVENLYAIPATIQLAGAEIELVPTISREVRLKRALEEVQSQYDYIVIDCPPSLGLLTLNALTAADAVLIPVQCEYYALEGLSQLLNTVRLVQKHLNHDLKIEGVLLTMLDARTNLGLQVIEEVKKYFQDKVYQTIIPRNVRLSEAPSHGEPIIIYDPKSRGAEVYLELAKEVVSNG, from the coding sequence GTGGGTAAGATTCTCGCCATTGCCAATCAAAAAGGCGGTGTTGGAAAAACGACAACTTCTGTCAGTCTAAGTGCCTGTCTTGCATACATAGGACAGAAAGTCTTAATGGTCGATATCGATCCGCAGGGAAATGCGACTAGCGGTGCAGGTATTGATAAAGCGGATGTGGAACAATGTATTTATGATGTATTGGTTGATGATGTCGAAGCCAGTACCGTCATCATGGAAACAAAGGTAGAAAACTTATATGCTATACCTGCGACAATTCAACTTGCAGGTGCTGAAATTGAACTTGTTCCAACCATCTCAAGGGAAGTCCGATTAAAAAGGGCATTAGAAGAGGTGCAAAGTCAATATGATTACATCGTGATTGACTGTCCTCCATCATTGGGCTTGCTTACGCTTAATGCATTAACGGCAGCAGATGCAGTTTTGATTCCTGTACAATGTGAATATTATGCATTGGAGGGCCTGAGTCAACTCTTGAATACGGTCCGTCTCGTCCAAAAGCATTTGAACCATGATTTGAAAATCGAGGGTGTGCTATTGACGATGTTGGATGCCAGGACAAATTTAGGTCTCCAGGTTATAGAAGAGGTCAAAAAATACTTTCAGGATAAAGTCTATCAAACCATCATCCCTCGCAATGTCCGTTTGAGTGAAGCACCGAGCCATGGAGAACCAATAATTATATATGATCCAAAGTCACGAGGAGCGGAGGTCTATCTAGAACTGGCAAAGGAAGTGGTATCAAATGGCTAA